The following proteins are encoded in a genomic region of Corylus avellana chromosome ca4, CavTom2PMs-1.0:
- the LOC132178817 gene encoding glutamate decarboxylase 3-like, with the protein MLAGSSQIIAQYYNLIRLGQEGYRNIMENCHENAMVLKEGLERTGRFNILSKDHGVPVVAFSLKKKNGGHDEFEVSEMLRRFGWIVPAYPMPADAEHITVLRVVIRAEFSRTLAERLVQDITNVLHDLDKLPPKLIVGEEEKQENGGGALMKRKSNLETQREITTYWRNYVVAQKAIKRQKVAAS; encoded by the exons ATGCTGGCTG GTTCTAGCCAAATTATTGCCCAGTATTATAACCTAATCCGCTTGGGCCAGGAG GGGTATCGCAATATCATGGAGAATTGTCACGAAAACGCAATGGTGCTAAAGGAAGGGTTGGAAAGGACAGGGCGCTTTAACATATTGTCAAAGGACCATGGGGTGCCAGTGGTGGCCTTTTCTCTCAAGAAGAAAAACGGCGGCCATGATGAGTTCGAGGTGTCTGAAATGTTGCGCCGCTTTGGTTGGATTGTGCCGGCGTATCCAATGCCGGCGGATGCAGAGCACATTACAGTGCTCCGTGTCGTGATTAGGGCGGAGTTCTCGCGAACCCTAGCTGAGCGCCTTGTGCAAGACATCACGAATGTTCTCCATGATCTCGACAAGCTCCCCCCAAAGCTCATAGTTGGTGaagaagagaaacaagagaatGGTGGTGGTGCGCTGATGAAGAGAAAGAGTAACTTGGAGACACAGAGGGAAATCACTACATATTGGAGGAATTATGTCGTTGCCCAGAAAGCAATCAAGCGCCAAAAAGTCGCGGCCTCTTAA
- the LOC132179612 gene encoding non-specific lipid-transfer protein 4.1: protein MANNTTKVSLVAALVLMLASAAFIPEVDGAGECGKTPIGSAAASMSPCLSAARNSRAKVPATCCTKVSALLKTAPKCLCAVLLSPLAKQAGIKPAIAITIPKRCSIRNRSAGKKCGRYTVP from the exons ATGGCCAACAACACCACCAAAGTAAGCCTTGTGGCCGCATTGGTGCTCATGCTTGCTTCGGCGGCCTTCATTCCGGAAGTTGATGGAGCCGGAGAGTGCGGGAAGACGCCGATTGGGTCGGCGGCCGCTAGCATGAGCCCTTGCTTGAGTGCAGCTAGAAATAGTAGGGCTAAGGTTCCAGCAACATGTTGCACCAAAGTTAGTGCCTTGCTAAAGACGGCACCCAAATGCCTTTGCGCTGTCTTGCTCTCACCTTTGGCAAAGCAGGCTGGGATCAAGCCCGCCATTGCTATCACCATTCCAAAGCGCTGCAGCATCAGGAACCGATCAGCTGGAAAGAAGTGTGGGA GGTACACCGTCCCATGA
- the LOC132179093 gene encoding protein XRI1-like, whose protein sequence is MGELHSLAYTSSSLGWDFHGHNHNHNLGVPNADSMSLVMDGGELEAPFYSSLDSDFSTGYLEDALLEFSERTKRRRLLLYTDHETDSSKDLEKSFWNSNCPWGMSESIYSVSQLNSFNQLSDEARGTSISRISEEAANIKTPEEAPEATDSSSSSYRDLANTKSINNNETLFSIAPSGDQSWSCDKKSKKVITGVVYPFAVVKPGGVEGDITLNDINERILMPPTRPVRHPVGDFACRPCVSPDGPGLSGKAVVALTRIQTQGRGTITIIRTKG, encoded by the exons ATGGGTGAGCTTCACTCCCTGGCTTACACTAGCTCTTCCCTAGGTTGGGATTTCCACGGCCACAACCACAACCACAACCTTGGAGTTCCCAACGCAGACAGTATGTCTTTAG TTATGGATGGTGGAGAACTAGAAGCACCCTTCTACTCATCTCTGGACTCTGATTTTTCTACCGGCTATTTGGAAGACGCCTTGCTTGAATTTAGCGAGCGAACCAAACGAAGACGCTTGCTCTTGTATACCGATCATGAAACTGATAGTTCCAAGGATCTTGAAAAG aGCTTCTGGAATTCGAACTGTCCATGGGGAATGTCAGAGAGTATATATTCCGTGAGCCAGTTAAACAGTTTCAATCAACTCTCAG ATGAGGCTAGGGGCACATCAATAAGCAGAATCAGCGAGGAAGCTGCAAATATAAAAACCCCAGAAGAGGCCCCTGAAGCTACAgattcttcatcatcttcttacAGAGACCTCGCAAACACCAAGTCCATCAACAACAATGAAACCCTATTCTCCATAGCTCCTTCTG GAGATCAGTCGTGGTCATGTGATAAGAAAAGCAAGAAGGTGATTACAGGGGTGGTGTATCCATTTGCAGTGGTGAAACCAGGAGGGGTTGAAGGAGACATAACCTTAAACGACATAAACGAGAGGATCCTAATGCCACCAACAAGGCCGGTAAGGCATCCGGTGGGGGACTTTGCATGTCGGCCATGTGTGTCCCCCGATGGTCCTGGGCTTTCCGGGAAAGCTGTGGTGGCCCTTACGAGAATCCAGACACAAGGGAGAGGCACGATCACTATTATCAGAACTAAAGGTTAA